A genomic region of Hippoglossus hippoglossus isolate fHipHip1 chromosome 8, fHipHip1.pri, whole genome shotgun sequence contains the following coding sequences:
- the pdap1b gene encoding pdgfa associated protein 1b isoform X1 codes for MPKGGKRGSHKGRMRTYTSPEEIDAQMKAEKERKQQEQDAEGAEGVAPNDLAEEKLPASGSEDSDDDDSMRKRTGTEGLIEIENPNRISQKSKKVTQIELDEPRELSRREREEIEKQRAKERYMKLHLAGKTDQAKADLARLAIIRKQREDAAKKKDEEKKAKVAASAAARGMNSLTLK; via the exons ATGCCCAAAGGAG GAAAGCGAGGGAGCCACAAGGGCCGGATGAGAACTTACACCAGCCCCGAGGAGATAGACGCTCAGATGAAGGcggaaaaggagaggaaacag CAAGAGCAGGACGCAGAGGGGGCAGAGGGTGTGGCTCCGAATGACTTGGCAGAGGAGAAGTTACCAGCATCAGGATCCGAGGACAGCGATGATGACGACTCCATG AGAAAGAGAACCGGTACGGAAGGCTTGATAGAAATCGAGAACCCCAACAGAATTTCACAGAAGTCCAAGAAGGTGACGCAAATTGAGCTGGATGAGCCGAGGGAATTATCAAGGAGAGAAag AGAGGAGATCGAGAAGCAGAGGGCGAAGGAGCGCTACATGAAGCTGCACTTGGCAGGGAAGACTGACCAGGCCAAAGCTGACCTCGCTCGCCTCGCCATTAtcagaaagcagagagaagatgcTGCAAAAAAGAAAGACGAAGAGAAGAAGG CAAAAGTAGCAGCGTCAGCGGCAGCCAGAGGAATGAACTCCCTCACGCTGAAATGA
- the pdap1b gene encoding pdgfa associated protein 1b isoform X2 has translation MPKGGKRGSHKGRMRTYTSPEEIDAQMKAEKERKQQDAEGAEGVAPNDLAEEKLPASGSEDSDDDDSMRKRTGTEGLIEIENPNRISQKSKKVTQIELDEPRELSRREREEIEKQRAKERYMKLHLAGKTDQAKADLARLAIIRKQREDAAKKKDEEKKAKVAASAAARGMNSLTLK, from the exons ATGCCCAAAGGAG GAAAGCGAGGGAGCCACAAGGGCCGGATGAGAACTTACACCAGCCCCGAGGAGATAGACGCTCAGATGAAGGcggaaaaggagaggaaacag CAGGACGCAGAGGGGGCAGAGGGTGTGGCTCCGAATGACTTGGCAGAGGAGAAGTTACCAGCATCAGGATCCGAGGACAGCGATGATGACGACTCCATG AGAAAGAGAACCGGTACGGAAGGCTTGATAGAAATCGAGAACCCCAACAGAATTTCACAGAAGTCCAAGAAGGTGACGCAAATTGAGCTGGATGAGCCGAGGGAATTATCAAGGAGAGAAag AGAGGAGATCGAGAAGCAGAGGGCGAAGGAGCGCTACATGAAGCTGCACTTGGCAGGGAAGACTGACCAGGCCAAAGCTGACCTCGCTCGCCTCGCCATTAtcagaaagcagagagaagatgcTGCAAAAAAGAAAGACGAAGAGAAGAAGG CAAAAGTAGCAGCGTCAGCGGCAGCCAGAGGAATGAACTCCCTCACGCTGAAATGA
- the bud31 gene encoding protein BUD31 homolog translates to MPKVKRSRKPPPDGWELIEPTLDELDQKMREAETEPHEGKRKVESLWPIFRLHHQRSRYIFDLFYKRKAISRELYDYCIKEGYADKNLIAKWKKQGYENLCCLRCIQTRDTNFGTNCICRVPKGKLEVGRIIECTHCGCRGCSG, encoded by the exons ATGCCCAAAGTGAAGAGAAGCAGGAAGCCGCCGCCGGACGGCTGGGAGCTCATCGAGCCCACTCTGGACGAGCTGGATCAGAAAATGAGAGAAG CTGAAACAGAGCCTCACGAAGGAAAACGAAAGGTCGAGTCCCTGTGGCCAATTTTCAGGCTTCACCATCAGCGGAGTCGATACATCTTCGACCTCTTCTACAAACGCAAAGCCATCAGCAGAG AGCTGTATGATTACTGTATAAAGGAAGGCTACGCAGACAAGAACCTGATTGCCAAGTGGAAGAAGCAGGGCTACGAGAACCTGTGCTGTCTGCGTTGCATCCAAACGAGAGACACCAACTTTGGAACCAACTGCATCTGCAGAGTCCCCAAGGGAAAGCTGGAAGTC ggaaGGATCATTGAATGC